A single Nostoc sp. PCC 7107 DNA region contains:
- a CDS encoding TatD family hydrolase, which produces MHLIDTHVHLNFDNFQPDLAAVRSRWQEAGVVRLVHSCVEPSEFSSIQTIANQFPELSFAVGLHPLDADKWQSDTAETIKSLASSEPKVVAIGEMGLDYYKAENYEQQRIVFESQLEIASELNLPVIIHCRDAASDVREILQKWQETQGGIRGVMHCWGGTPEETQWFLDLGFYISFSGTVTFKNAKEIHASAEMVSSDRLLIETDCPFLSPVPKRGEKRNEPAYVRYVAEKLAELRGETLEAIAHQTTQNACKLFDLAL; this is translated from the coding sequence ATGCACCTAATTGACACCCACGTTCATCTTAACTTTGATAACTTCCAGCCAGATTTAGCCGCAGTGCGATCGCGATGGCAAGAAGCGGGGGTAGTGCGATTAGTACACTCCTGTGTTGAACCATCAGAGTTTTCCAGCATTCAAACTATTGCTAACCAATTTCCTGAATTAAGTTTTGCCGTTGGACTGCATCCGTTAGATGCGGATAAATGGCAAAGTGATACAGCCGAGACAATTAAATCCTTGGCGAGTTCTGAACCAAAAGTGGTGGCGATTGGGGAAATGGGGCTGGATTACTACAAAGCCGAAAACTATGAGCAACAGCGGATAGTTTTTGAATCGCAATTAGAGATCGCCTCTGAACTCAATCTTCCTGTAATTATTCACTGTCGTGATGCGGCCAGTGATGTCAGGGAAATTTTGCAAAAATGGCAGGAAACTCAAGGGGGGATTCGGGGTGTAATGCACTGCTGGGGCGGAACGCCAGAAGAAACCCAATGGTTCCTTGACCTGGGTTTTTATATTAGCTTTAGCGGGACTGTTACATTCAAAAACGCTAAAGAGATTCACGCCTCAGCCGAGATGGTCAGTAGTGATCGCTTATTAATCGAAACAGACTGTCCTTTCTTATCTCCTGTTCCCAAACGGGGTGAGAAACGCAACGAACCAGCTTATGTTCGCTATGTAGCGGAAAAATTAGCCGAGTTGCGGGGAGAAACATTAGAAGCGATCGCCCACCAAACCACGCAAAATGCCTGTAAATTATTTGACTTGGCTTTATAA
- the rpsT gene encoding 30S ribosomal protein S20, protein MANTKSALKRANIAERNRLRNKTYKSAVKTLMKKYLTVVATYAANPTPELKQQVDERLAEAYSKIDKAVKRGILHPNNGARKKSRLAHKLKPLTQTAQ, encoded by the coding sequence GTGGCGAATACAAAGTCTGCTCTTAAACGCGCCAATATCGCCGAACGCAATCGGCTGAGGAATAAAACTTACAAATCAGCTGTTAAGACGCTGATGAAAAAATACTTGACTGTGGTAGCAACCTACGCGGCTAATCCTACGCCCGAACTCAAACAACAAGTAGATGAGCGTCTGGCTGAGGCTTACAGCAAAATCGATAAGGCTGTCAAGCGGGGCATTCTGCACCCCAATAATGGGGCTAGGAAAAAATCGAGATTGGCTCATAAACTCAAGCCGCTCACTCAAACAGCACAGTAA
- the hisD gene encoding histidinol dehydrogenase, protein MLRIITQQADVKAELQRICDRTQDEQVVHKEATVREVLQAVKRQGDKAVLHYTAEFDNQTLKLEELRVTGSELDKAYQQVSQELLQAIQLAARQIEAFHRQRIPKSWVNFGEDDVVLGKRYTPVDRAGIYVPGGRAAYLSTVLMNAIPAKVAGVPRVVMVTPPGAGKVISPAVLVAAQETGVQEIYRVGGAQAIAALAYGTETIPKVNIITGPGNIYVTLAKKLVYGTVGIDMLAGPSEVLIIADEFANPVHVAADMLAQAEHDPMAAAILLTTDPALAKNVQVAVERQLVDHPRRIDTEKAIAHYGLIVLVESLEAAAELSNEFAPEHLELEVKDPWAILPQIRHAGAIFLGYSTPEAVGDYLAGPNHTLPTSGAARYTSALSVETFLKHSSIIQYSPTALQKVAGAIDALATAEGLPSHADSVRRRIQQDE, encoded by the coding sequence ATGCTGCGAATCATTACTCAGCAGGCAGACGTTAAAGCAGAACTACAACGTATCTGCGATCGTACCCAGGACGAACAGGTAGTTCACAAAGAAGCAACTGTGCGGGAAGTGTTGCAAGCTGTGAAGCGCCAAGGCGACAAAGCAGTGTTGCATTACACGGCTGAATTTGACAACCAAACCTTGAAGTTGGAAGAACTGCGTGTTACGGGTTCTGAACTAGATAAAGCATACCAACAAGTATCTCAAGAATTGCTCCAAGCAATTCAGTTAGCTGCTCGTCAAATTGAAGCATTTCACCGTCAGCGAATCCCCAAAAGTTGGGTAAACTTTGGGGAAGATGATGTAGTGTTGGGTAAACGCTACACCCCTGTAGATCGAGCCGGGATATATGTCCCTGGTGGTCGTGCAGCTTATCTGAGTACGGTGTTGATGAACGCCATTCCAGCAAAAGTGGCTGGTGTACCACGAGTTGTTATGGTAACACCACCAGGCGCAGGGAAAGTCATTAGCCCAGCTGTACTAGTAGCAGCCCAAGAAACAGGAGTACAAGAAATTTATCGCGTTGGGGGAGCGCAGGCGATCGCGGCTTTAGCTTACGGTACAGAAACAATCCCGAAAGTCAATATAATTACTGGCCCAGGCAATATTTACGTCACCTTAGCCAAAAAACTCGTCTATGGCACCGTGGGCATTGATATGCTGGCGGGGCCAAGCGAAGTGCTAATCATTGCCGATGAATTTGCTAATCCGGTGCATGTGGCTGCTGATATGTTAGCCCAAGCCGAACATGATCCAATGGCAGCAGCGATTTTACTGACCACTGATCCAGCTTTGGCAAAAAATGTCCAAGTCGCTGTGGAAAGACAGTTAGTTGATCATCCCAGGCGGATCGATACAGAAAAAGCGATCGCCCACTACGGTTTAATTGTGCTGGTAGAATCTTTAGAAGCAGCAGCAGAACTCTCCAATGAATTTGCTCCAGAACACTTAGAGTTAGAAGTTAAAGACCCTTGGGCAATTCTGCCCCAAATCCGCCACGCTGGGGCGATATTTTTAGGTTATTCCACACCAGAAGCTGTCGGTGACTATTTAGCAGGGCCTAACCATACATTGCCCACTTCTGGCGCTGCCCGCTATACTTCGGCATTAAGCGTAGAAACCTTCCTCAAACACTCTAGTATTATTCAATACTCACCCACTGCCTTGCAAAAAGTAGCGGGTGCAATTGATGCTCTCGCCACAGCGGAAGGCTTACCTTCCCATGCTGATTCAGTCCGGCGGCGGATTCAACAAGATGAGTAA
- a CDS encoding universal stress protein: protein MLNNILIALDGSDIAERVIQVLDDLVLSPETKIVLCHVFPTPDSDMELPADRPHPESPALSYFQIEKQLQAYQEKLSIQSAVELVTGEAADEIIRLANIYKADLIIIGSRGLTGMKRIVQGSVSSQVVEEANCSVLVVKTK from the coding sequence GTGCTAAACAATATTTTGATAGCTCTGGATGGTTCGGATATTGCAGAACGTGTAATTCAGGTTTTGGATGATTTAGTATTATCGCCCGAAACCAAAATTGTTCTTTGTCATGTGTTTCCTACACCAGATTCAGACATGGAACTACCCGCAGATCGTCCTCATCCTGAATCGCCAGCGTTGTCTTATTTCCAAATTGAAAAACAACTGCAAGCTTATCAAGAAAAATTATCCATTCAAAGCGCAGTAGAGTTGGTAACGGGCGAAGCTGCGGATGAAATTATTCGCCTAGCTAATATTTACAAAGCAGATTTAATTATTATTGGTAGTCGCGGATTAACTGGGATGAAGCGAATTGTTCAGGGTTCTGTAAGTAGTCAAGTAGTGGAAGAAGCTAATTGTTCTGTATTAGTGGTGAAGACCAAATAA
- the hslO gene encoding Hsp33 family molecular chaperone HslO — protein sequence MADQLIRATAAEGGIRAVGVITTRLTEEARQRHKLSYVATAAMGRTMAAGLLMASGMKRVGSRINIRVKGDGPLGGILVDAGLDGTVRGYVGNPSVELPPNAKGKLDVGGAVGSGYLYVVRDIGYGYPYSSTVELVSGEIGDDVAHYLVNSEQTPSALVLGVFVGAGGVTAAGGLLVQVLPKAARDEALVTTLESRVAALSGFTPLLQAGKTLPEIFGDLLGDMGLSIFPETQMLRFHCGCSFDRVLGALKMLGEAELQDMIVKDDGAEATCDFCGRVYEASSDQLAQLIVDLQAESSV from the coding sequence ATGGCGGATCAGTTAATTCGCGCAACAGCAGCCGAGGGTGGGATTCGTGCAGTGGGTGTCATCACTACGCGCTTGACAGAAGAAGCTCGACAGCGCCACAAACTTTCTTATGTGGCGACAGCAGCAATGGGAAGGACGATGGCAGCGGGCTTATTGATGGCTTCTGGAATGAAGCGTGTAGGCTCAAGAATTAATATTCGAGTCAAAGGCGATGGCCCTTTGGGTGGTATATTGGTAGATGCAGGTTTGGATGGAACAGTCCGGGGTTATGTAGGCAACCCGTCTGTAGAACTACCTCCCAACGCTAAAGGTAAACTTGATGTCGGCGGTGCAGTAGGCAGTGGCTACCTCTATGTTGTTCGAGATATTGGTTATGGTTATCCCTACTCCAGTACTGTAGAGCTTGTGTCTGGAGAGATCGGTGATGATGTGGCGCATTATCTAGTAAATTCTGAACAAACACCTTCAGCTTTGGTTTTAGGCGTATTCGTGGGTGCAGGTGGAGTGACTGCTGCGGGAGGGTTATTAGTACAAGTTTTACCCAAAGCCGCTAGAGATGAAGCCCTAGTTACAACCTTAGAATCACGGGTGGCTGCCTTATCAGGATTTACCCCATTATTGCAAGCAGGTAAGACACTACCAGAAATTTTTGGTGATCTTTTAGGCGATATGGGTTTGTCGATATTTCCTGAAACCCAGATGTTGCGCTTTCATTGTGGTTGCTCTTTTGATCGGGTACTAGGCGCACTTAAGATGTTAGGGGAAGCAGAATTACAAGACATGATTGTTAAAGATGATGGTGCTGAAGCTACTTGTGATTTTTGTGGCAGAGTTTATGAGGCAAGTAGTGATCAATTAGCTCAGTTGATTGTTGATTTACAAGCAGAATCTTCTGTTTGA
- a CDS encoding cell wall metabolism sensor histidine kinase WalK codes for MFQATRRRLAIWYTAVTAVLLLLFASGVYLYVRSTLVERIDDTLNHVVEIVERSLVIEPVNNETNKLRINIEASFRNNANHVEDDHIDLEWFSPTGKLLWSTLSEPLNIPIHGNHTGETVRVPKQDQWGDSELSLRQVTQRVEFGRQVLGYLRVSHPWFEVTKPSRQLILDLALGIWLMLVSVAASGWFLSGKAMEPVGDSYQRLKQFTADASHELRSPITLIQTNVQVALSELELVETEVSTSSNYRQQLKVVERLTQRLGKLVNDLLFLARQDSGISKDVFSPCPLDALLMEVIEEQQLLAGEKGIALNLNLVDPPIAETSPELLENWFTLAGNWDQLVRLLTNLISNALQHTPAGGKVNVELARQEGISRVSRMRVSTAQLQIKVSDTGVGIPTEALPRLFDRFYRVDPARTHKKSGSKATDSATGSGLGLAIAQAIVEHHQGQIQVESTLGKGTTFIVTLPITLES; via the coding sequence ATGTTTCAAGCTACTCGCCGTCGGTTGGCTATTTGGTACACTGCCGTAACAGCAGTGTTGTTATTGCTGTTTGCTAGTGGTGTTTATCTATATGTCCGTAGTACGTTAGTGGAGCGGATTGATGATACGTTGAATCATGTGGTGGAAATTGTAGAGCGATCGCTTGTCATTGAGCCAGTAAATAATGAAACTAATAAACTCCGCATCAATATAGAAGCCAGTTTTCGCAACAATGCCAATCATGTAGAGGATGACCACATTGACTTAGAATGGTTTAGTCCTACAGGAAAATTACTTTGGTCAACTTTATCAGAACCTCTCAATATCCCTATTCACGGTAATCATACTGGTGAAACAGTCCGTGTACCCAAACAAGACCAATGGGGAGACTCAGAACTATCGTTGCGTCAAGTCACTCAGCGTGTGGAATTTGGCCGACAAGTCTTAGGATATCTGCGTGTAAGTCATCCTTGGTTTGAAGTTACCAAACCCAGCCGCCAGCTAATTTTGGATTTAGCACTGGGGATTTGGTTAATGTTAGTGTCTGTAGCTGCAAGTGGCTGGTTTCTTTCGGGGAAAGCAATGGAACCAGTCGGTGATTCTTACCAAAGGCTGAAGCAATTCACGGCTGATGCTTCCCATGAACTCAGAAGTCCCATTACTTTAATTCAAACTAATGTGCAAGTTGCCTTAAGTGAATTGGAGTTGGTGGAAACAGAAGTGAGTACTTCTAGCAACTATCGTCAGCAGTTAAAAGTAGTGGAACGGCTGACACAACGCTTAGGTAAGTTAGTTAATGACTTACTGTTTTTAGCACGACAAGATAGCGGTATCAGTAAAGATGTATTCTCACCTTGTCCTTTAGATGCCTTACTGATGGAAGTTATTGAAGAACAGCAACTTCTCGCAGGTGAAAAAGGCATTGCTTTAAATTTAAATTTAGTTGATCCTCCTATTGCTGAAACCAGTCCTGAATTACTAGAAAATTGGTTCACTCTAGCTGGTAATTGGGATCAGTTGGTTAGACTATTGACAAACTTAATTAGTAATGCTTTACAGCATACTCCGGCTGGTGGCAAGGTAAATGTAGAATTAGCACGCCAAGAAGGAATCAGCCGTGTATCAAGAATGCGTGTAAGTACGGCGCAGTTACAAATTAAAGTGAGTGATACTGGCGTTGGTATTCCTACAGAAGCATTACCACGTTTGTTTGACCGCTTTTATCGGGTAGATCCTGCACGTACACATAAAAAAAGTGGCAGTAAAGCTACAGACAGTGCTACAGGTTCAGGATTGGGATTAGCGATCGCTCAAGCTATTGTCGAACATCATCAAGGCCAAATACAAGTAGAAAGTACCCTCGGTAAAGGTACAACTTTTATTGTCACTCTACCTATAACTCTAGAGTCTTAA
- a CDS encoding molecular chaperone, translating into MNSIYKIGASTLLTLSTLALNCHHALAIAIGVSPPRFELKIDEKKPKTQVFRVVNIDNQPATFRIYIQGWTIDEKNEIQPVKSTEQSLDNWITVNPVTFTLPPGKTQTVRFSIRPRVKPQAGEHRALIFVEEVNSTPEKKANSGVRVLGRFGVAVYAYVGSLKKVGVLNSISVDSKANNLKAAFDISSQGNAYVRMNGQYAIWAANKYPGASATKPIANLQDQKNKKPDGVLDAGMLPSTPVLPGTRRQLILNISQKLPPGQYVLDVNGNLNGGAIDKGIPFTVTARSK; encoded by the coding sequence GTGAACAGCATTTATAAAATTGGGGCTAGTACGTTATTAACACTAAGTACATTAGCTTTGAATTGTCACCATGCCCTCGCAATAGCAATTGGAGTTAGCCCGCCGAGATTTGAATTAAAAATTGATGAGAAAAAACCAAAAACTCAGGTTTTTCGCGTTGTTAATATTGATAATCAACCAGCAACATTTAGGATTTATATTCAAGGTTGGACAATTGACGAAAAAAATGAAATTCAACCTGTAAAATCAACAGAGCAATCTCTAGATAACTGGATTACCGTCAACCCTGTAACCTTTACCCTTCCTCCTGGCAAAACCCAAACTGTGCGTTTTTCAATTCGCCCTCGTGTTAAACCTCAAGCAGGAGAACACCGCGCTTTAATATTTGTTGAAGAAGTCAATTCTACCCCAGAAAAAAAAGCCAATTCTGGAGTTAGAGTTTTAGGGCGTTTTGGTGTTGCTGTCTATGCTTATGTTGGTAGTTTAAAAAAAGTAGGTGTTCTCAATTCCATTTCGGTTGATAGTAAAGCCAATAACCTCAAAGCTGCATTTGACATTTCTAGCCAAGGTAATGCTTATGTGCGAATGAATGGTCAATATGCAATTTGGGCTGCTAACAAATATCCTGGTGCCAGCGCTACTAAGCCAATAGCTAACTTGCAAGACCAAAAAAACAAGAAACCAGATGGTGTGTTGGATGCTGGAATGCTACCTTCAACACCTGTGTTACCTGGTACTCGTCGTCAATTAATACTTAACATTAGTCAAAAACTGCCTCCTGGTCAATATGTTTTAGATGTTAATGGTAATTTGAATGGCGGTGCAATTGATAAAGGTATTCCTTTTACAGTTACAGCCAGAAGTAAATAA